The Gloeomargarita sp. SRBZ-1_bins_9 genome has a segment encoding these proteins:
- the rplF gene encoding 50S ribosomal protein L6, with the protein MSRIGKRPIPIPAKVTVALDGQRVTVKGPKGELQRELPSGVTVQQQDNLLVVQRADDSRRNRQLHGLCRTLVANMVEGVANAFERKLEIQGVGYRAQMSGSKLVLTVGYSHPVEITPPPGITLSVEDASGKPVNQGTIVAVRGIDKELVGNVAAQIRFVRPPEPYKGKGIRYLGEVVRRKEGKTGGKKK; encoded by the coding sequence ATGTCCCGGATTGGTAAACGACCGATTCCTATCCCGGCCAAGGTGACGGTGGCCTTGGATGGGCAACGGGTGACGGTCAAAGGTCCCAAGGGGGAATTGCAGCGGGAGTTGCCCAGCGGGGTGACGGTACAGCAGCAGGATAACCTACTGGTGGTGCAGCGGGCGGATGACTCCCGGCGTAACCGGCAGTTGCATGGTCTGTGCCGGACGCTGGTGGCCAATATGGTGGAGGGGGTGGCCAATGCCTTTGAGCGCAAGTTAGAGATTCAGGGGGTGGGCTACCGGGCGCAAATGTCCGGTTCTAAGCTGGTGTTGACGGTGGGCTACAGTCACCCGGTGGAAATTACGCCGCCGCCGGGGATTACCCTGAGTGTAGAAGATGCCAGCGGCAAGCCCGTCAATCAGGGAACCATTGTGGCGGTGCGGGGCATTGACAAGGAACTGGTGGGCAACGTGGCGGCCCAGATCCGGTTTGTCCGCCCGCCGGAACCCTACAAGGGCAAAGGCATTCGCTACCTTGGCGAAGTAGTGCGTCGCAAGGAAGGGAAAACCGGTGGGAAGAAGAAGTAG
- the rplO gene encoding 50S ribosomal protein L15, protein MKLHELRPQPGSRKRRRRVGRGISAGQGASCGFGMRGQKSRSGRGTRPGFEGGQNPLYRRIPKLHGFTPVHPKRYTVINVGRLVAWDGPQPITLEALQAAGWVKQPQGPLKVLGDGEIDRPITVVAAAFSASAEQKITAAGGTCQIAGS, encoded by the coding sequence ATGAAACTGCATGAACTCCGTCCCCAACCGGGTTCCCGCAAACGGCGGCGGCGGGTCGGTCGTGGGATTAGCGCCGGGCAAGGGGCCAGTTGTGGTTTTGGCATGCGGGGGCAAAAATCCCGTTCGGGCCGGGGGACGCGCCCAGGCTTTGAGGGGGGGCAAAACCCGCTGTATCGCCGCATTCCCAAATTGCATGGGTTTACGCCCGTCCATCCCAAGCGCTATACGGTGATCAATGTGGGGCGGTTGGTGGCTTGGGATGGCCCGCAACCCATTACCCTGGAGGCTTTGCAGGCAGCCGGTTGGGTCAAGCAACCCCAGGGGCCGCTAAAGGTGCTGGGGGATGGGGAAATTGACCGGCCTATTACGGTGGTGGCAGCGGCTTTTAGCGCGTCGGCTGAGCAAAAAATCACGGCGGCGGGGGGGACCTGTCAAATCGCTGGGTCATGA
- the rplR gene encoding 50S ribosomal protein L18, translating into MKLSRIEAIKRRHRRIRKRVFGTPERPRLAVFRSHQHIYAQVIDDTRHHTLAAASSLEPALRQELDNNGATCAASTRVGQLIAERALAQGIRRVVFDRGGYLYHGRVKALAEAARAAGLEF; encoded by the coding sequence ATGAAACTGAGCCGTATTGAAGCCATCAAGCGCCGCCATCGGCGTATCCGCAAGCGGGTCTTTGGGACACCGGAGCGCCCCCGTTTGGCCGTATTTCGCTCACACCAGCACATTTACGCCCAGGTGATTGACGACACCCGCCATCACACCCTAGCGGCGGCCTCTTCCCTGGAGCCGGCCCTGCGCCAGGAACTGGACAATAACGGCGCCACCTGTGCGGCCTCTACCCGGGTGGGGCAGTTGATTGCCGAGCGGGCCTTGGCCCAGGGCATCCGCAGGGTGGTGTTTGACCGGGGGGGTTACCTGTACCACGGACGGGTGAAGGCTCTGGCAGAGGCAGCCCGAGCAGCGGGATTGGAGTTCTAG
- the rpsE gene encoding 30S ribosomal protein S5: MAKERRSKAARTPEKEPEWQERVVQTRRVTKVVKGGKKLSFRAIVVVGNEKGQVGVGVGKANDVSSAVRKGVADGKKHLITVPLTRTNSIPHPTQASAGAATVFMRPAAPGTGVIAGGAVRTVLELAGVKNVLAKQLGSSNPLNNARATIAALASLRTFSQVAKERGIPVEQLYDVGERHETA, encoded by the coding sequence ATGGCCAAAGAGCGTCGCAGTAAAGCAGCCCGCACCCCCGAAAAGGAACCGGAATGGCAGGAACGGGTGGTGCAGACCCGGCGGGTGACCAAGGTGGTCAAGGGGGGTAAAAAACTCAGCTTCCGGGCAATTGTGGTGGTGGGCAACGAGAAGGGTCAGGTGGGCGTCGGGGTCGGCAAGGCCAATGACGTCAGCAGCGCCGTGCGTAAGGGGGTGGCCGATGGCAAGAAACATCTGATCACAGTGCCTTTGACCCGGACTAACTCGATTCCCCATCCTACTCAGGCCAGCGCCGGGGCAGCGACCGTATTTATGCGACCGGCAGCACCAGGAACGGGAGTGATCGCCGGGGGAGCGGTGCGTACGGTGCTAGAGCTAGCGGGGGTGAAAAACGTTCTGGCCAAGCAGTTGGGGTCCAGCAATCCTTTGAACAATGCACGGGCAACGATTGCCGCCTTGGCCAGTCTGCGCACCTTTTCCCAGGTGGCCAAAGAGCGCGGGATTCCTGTGGAACAGTTGTACGACGTAGGTGAGCGCCATGAAACTGCATGA